GTGAGGAGGATGTTAGATTTTCTGGCACAAAGTTCGCCGTCATCGCTCTCAGTGTTGCTACTGGATTCATCATTACAGCGGGGATAATCTGTGGACTTATCCTGAGAAGCATTCAAAACAGGTGAAACACTTTGACTAAATGCTTTGAACTTATAAAACTTTCTAAAGTTTCTGAAGTACAGTCCAAACAGAGAAAACGATCAGTGGACTGATCTCAAACTAAAGTAATTGGTTGCAGTGGACAAGTAATAATGATCTATTCAATAATTAACAATGGAATTGTAGACAATTTTCTCTGCAAGTACTTTAAAACTTTAAGTACATTATCCTGATGATACTCCCTCACTGTATTTTGCCCCGACTAACTTttatcattgtgtgttttttttgtttttgctttaccAGAGTCAACACAAGATCAGGTGCATCTGAACTAACCAGATGTGGAATTCCCCCGGTTCTGGTAAGCACGACAAAGCCCTGTGGTGTTCTTCTTCTCAATGATGTGTAATGACTCGTGATACAAgatttttatttgctttgttaGGACGCAGATGACGTCTACACGAGCCTTCAGCAGCCAGCCGCTGAAGTCTACCAAACTATGTCTTCAAGTCGGCCTCATCGTGATTCTGACGTGGATCAAACTGACATCTATGCAATTATCAAACAGGAAATAGTTGGCAAGGAGAAGGATTTCCATCCAAATAGCCCAATCTATGAAACTATAGGTTGCTTTAAAACTTTAGATACCTGTTGATGTCCAAGACACAGGCTTCTTATGTCGTATTTTTATTGCCAGCAGTAATGAAATCTGATGTCTTTTTGAATATGTGGTGACCTCAGGCATATTACCTTTAGCATATTACTTTTACTTACACTCAAACTGTTTTCCAATCTGGTATAGACatgaaaatcatcatttttagtACATAGGATCCTGTAGCAGGGTCAATGCTGTTGCTGTAAAGGATATAACTGAATGTGCACAACCTTGTGCTGTCAAGTTACCTGCACACGTTTCTTACTTTGGGTAATCGTGTGGGTGTGTTATCGCAATAACAAGATTGTTAAAAGCTCTTATGTCAAATCATCAAAGTTGTAATTACAGCTGGGAAACACCCTGAAAACCAAACGAATTGGACACCTCGTACCAGTCGAAGTATGTAGTTTAAGGTGATTAGAGCCACATGTTATAGAGACAGTATTATATAGTCACTGCACAATATGTTTAATCCTTACTTGTTATCTCACGACTGTCCTGTGCTTCTTATTTTGGGTAATCCCGGTCGCCGTGATTACAGCATTATCTTATTTTATGGACATTCTTTATCAGAATAAAGGCTTGTGATTGgtttgtttgctgtctgtttaGTCTGAGAGTATCTTAACATGAAAGCAGAAGCACCTGTAGCAGCACTTCCCTTTTAGACGACTTCACGCCTGCTCATACCCCTGTGTGAATCGAGAATTTTGGGTTGCGGTAGCTGAGTGGTTTAAAGATGCACGTCCGACCTTCTCGCTTCAGTACAACACACTGGGCActaccagcagcagctcagggctGTTAAGATGTCTTGACCAGGATGGGTAGATGGAAACTGTGGTTTGTTCTGCTTCTGCCGCTGACTTTCCAAACTGACAGCAAAGGTACGTTACAAGAACTACTTTTTACTAACTGAATAACTGTTGCAACATGTTGTTCTCTGTTGGTCTTGTGTACTCGGTTTAAGGAGAGCAACAATATATTTTCAGTAACTTGATCATtctactgcatttaaaaatgttattggAAACacatacattaaatacattgtcgcactgtattgattttaatttattgattgCAGATGTTAAGCAGCTCCTTGTGAAAACAATTGGGAGCAAACCAGACGTCACTCCAGTGTGCAGCAATGAAACACAGAATCCCATCATGCTTATAGTTTGTAAGTTCAGAACAGAGAGAAGCAAAGAAGAATGTCGTCTGCTGTATCGAGACAACTTGGTGAACGAATGTGACTCCAGATTCAGACTTGTGACAGAGAATCAgactgtgtttctccacctgaACAGTTTAAAACCAGAGGATGGTGGAAACTACACCTGTCAGTGTTCACGTTCTTATGGAACATCTAGCCTCCATCTGAATGTCACTGTGGAAGGTAAATGATACAATATTCCATGATTCTTTTAAAAAGAGAGTACAatcttcagtgtttctgtgtaaatAGAATGAATACCTGTACGACTTTTCTGacagtttccttttcttttatttttttgttctaatGTTAAAGCGGATGAAGAccccagcagcaacacaaatatGCCTTACTTGTACGTTGTAATTGGTGTGTTTGCGTTCATCGTAACCGGAGTTATCGTTGGAGTCATCCACAGAAAAACTCATCATGGGTAAGAGATTCATATGATAGCTACTAAATTAACAGCACAACAGCTTTAAGTTCAGTAATTTCAAGTTTTGTTTATACATGAGAGAGtgaattaataatgtgttattaCTTGTCCATTTCCCCAACAGGAGACGAGCAGAGCCGCTGCACGATCGTCCAAACACGGTACTGTGTCTGCTCTCTGGCTGCGGCTCATTTAATGGCAGACAAAACTACTCCAATTTATTTTacgctgaaaatgttttgttgttttgcaggaACCAGGAATCACTGAGCCGTACATGACCTACATTCAGAGGGAGAATGAGCTTTATGCTGCCAGTGTGCACAGTTACACCAGTGCTAATAATTCAAACATGTTCCCTTAAGATATCACAGATTTAATGATGCATTTGTAGGGTTTTAGTTGTACAGTATTGTTtctgataaatgttttaaataaaagaggGTTTGTTATCCATAAGCTGAATATTTTGCTTTGCCAGATAATTTGCAGTGCATTAAACCTGAAACAAAGCTAaatttatatacattttatttgtttttaaaggagcGGGTTGAATGCATTACACTGTCTGACaaatatgatgataataataaattctGTAATAAATAAGTGGTTAAAACTAATTTACTTGTTAATTTGATTTCCACTATTTAGTTTGTTGAATAcctgtaaaataataattacataaaGGCTTAActttacacaaacattttctgtgtcccattgacgcaaaaaaaaaaaaaagtcaaaaaactGTGAAGCTTTCACGCTTAAATTCTGttgtgctgcttgtgatgtACAGTAGAAACCATTATGGCAGCTTGAATTAACACCAAGCATCTCAACTTCCTGCATGAACCTTCATTCGCCCGCCACATCCACCCCAAAGCTTTTCTCTGCAGCCACCGCAATGTTGCAGATGCCTCCATACCTCATTCTCAGGCAGTTCTCagtctttaaagcaacattatgtattttttcttaACCTTTAAagtaacagcttcaaaatcattttaaaggtaCAGCGTCGTGTATTCTGTAAGTAAGAGGGCTGGATCGCAGctttacaaacatgtttaattcaaggtacaccttttaaaaaaacataacattatTACAATATACTGTCTTTTGTTAGCATCTGTGTTGCATCTAACAATTTGATACAGACTTGGGATTTTGAATtaacaacagtggtgttgcactcagaaactgcggggggcgccaaatcgcacaaaagCCAGAAAGCAATTTATTACCAATAGGAATTTAAACCAATCAGGAATTTGCCTTGGTGAATAAGGTGCATGCATTGAAGacaataatcaataaacaaacagtgactattatatatacaatataaagaAACAGAGACATAAGTGTGGGACGAGATAAATAAAGACATGATGCTGCTTTTAAAGAGGCATTTCACAGCAGAATGTGTTTGCTTTCACAAAAACGTGCCATGAAATCAAACATGCAACGAGAGGAAAAGCATAAAACACTACAAAGGGACTTCTCATTAGTCTATATGATATACAATATTAACACAACACGATATATGAATGTTTAggtaaaaacatatttttttggaTGATTTCTTACTGCAGGAGATTGACAGTTAACAAAAAATGTATCGCTTCACTGTTATGACCACAgtgtcacattaaaacaaaaccaatgaAACTGTCGAAACCAAACTGATGGACAGATTATCTTGATCTTTCTAAACTAGTTTGTACAAATTGGGCCCTAATTTCTCTAACTATGTAAACTGTTTGCAGAGCCCAGCAAGAATAATAGTAATATAGAGTATTATCCCACATTTAGAAATACAGAAGCATAGtttgttaaatgtaattttattgtGCCTGATTTGAATTCCCTTTGACATTCCCTGAACGTCTTACAGCATCAAGACATTAACTTACAGCGGGCTGTGTGCTTACCAACGCTGCTATACTGATACACATTCATAACTAACTACTGTTCAAGTAGTTCACTT
This genomic interval from Acanthopagrus latus isolate v.2019 chromosome 24, fAcaLat1.1, whole genome shotgun sequence contains the following:
- the LOC119015603 gene encoding uncharacterized protein LOC119015603, which codes for MLLETHTLNTLSHCIDFNLLIADVKQLLVKTIGSKPDVTPVCSNETQNPIMLIVCKFRTERSKEECRLLYRDNLVNECDSRFRLVTENQTVFLHLNSLKPEDGGNYTCQCSRSYGTSSLHLNVTVEADEDPSSNTNMPYLYVVIGVFAFIVTGVIVGVIHRKTHHGRRAEPLHDRPNTEPGITEPYMTYIQRENELYAASVHSYTSANNSNMFP